One region of Eupeodes corollae chromosome 1, idEupCoro1.1, whole genome shotgun sequence genomic DNA includes:
- the LOC129953630 gene encoding protein king tubby, giving the protein MSALSSRHQKMEQQRQLMEALIRQKRASPGMVQASDLQIMRPMSGMRNSNSREMHAYDGPMQFMSSPQNPDQILTANSNSMRTNSSSNRHEDLIEEISSHEIEDEESSPIDAITVSKSNIDTSDDYVNRNVAGAAPITPSTGGDGGKGAQNISNEPEGDVVGQIDHFVMQPAPQGVLFKCRITRDRKGMDRGLFPIYYLHLERDYGKKIFLLGGRKRKKSKTSNYIISCDPTDLSRQADGFCGKLRSNVFGTSFSVFDRGNKDDPESPRLDLAAIIYDTNILGFKGPRNMTVLLPGMTEEDLRVKISSTDPRQQGLLDSWKSKNMDNIVELHNKTPVWNDETQSYVLNFHGRVTQASVKNFQLVHDSDPDYIVMQFGRTSEDVFTMDYRYPLCALQAFAIALSSFDGKIACE; this is encoded by the exons AGACAACTGATGGAAGCATTAATCCGACAGAAACGTGCCTCTCCTGGCATGGTACAAGCTAGTGATTTGCAAATAATGCGCCCCATGTCCGGAATGAGGAACAGCAATAGCCGAGAAATGCATGCCTACGATGGACCAATGCAATTCATGAGTTCACCACAGAATCCCGATCAAATATTGACAGCAAATTCGAATTCGATGCGAACAAATTCATCGTCCAATCGCCATGAAG acCTAATAGAGGAAATCTCGTCACACGAAATAGAGGACGAGGAAAGTAGCCCGATTGATGCAATCACAGTTTCCAAATCCAACATTGACACCTCGGATGACTATGTAAATCGAAATGTTGCCGGTGCGGCTCCCATCACGCCATCTACTGGCGGTGATGGTGGCAAGGGTGCCCAAAATATATCCAATGAGCCTGAAGGTGATGTTGTGGGACAGATTGATCATTTTGTCATGCAACCAGCGCCACAGGGTGTTCTATTTAAATGTCGCATAACGAGGGATCGCAAAGGCATGGACAGAGGTCTATTTCCAATTTATTATCTTCATTTGGAGAGAGACTATGGCAAGAAGATATTTTTACTTGGAG ggCGTAAACGGAAAAAGagtaaaacatcaaattatattataagTTGTGATCCGACAGATCTATCAAGACAAGCTGATGGCTTTTGCGGGAAACTACGTTCAAATGTATTTGGAACTTCTTTTTCGGTATTTGATAGAGGCAACAAAGATGACCCAGAGAGCCCAAGACTAGATTTAGCAGCCATAATCTAT gACACTAACATATTAGGTTTCAAAGGTCCTCGTAATATGACTGTGCTCCTCCCTGGAATGACAGAAGAGGATTTACGTGTCAAAATTAGTTCGACTGATCCCCGTCAACAAGGCTTATTAGATAGTTGGAAATCAAAG AACATGGACAACATAGTCGAACTGCATAATAAAACACCCGTCTGGAATGACGAAACTCAATCCTATGTGCTGAATTTTCATGGTCGTGTTACTCAAGCATCGgtcaaaaattttcaacttgTACACGACTCTGATCCTGATTATATAGTTATGCAATTTGGACGAACTTCAGAGGATGTATTCACAATGGACTATCGATATCCCTTATGTGCATTGCAAGCCTTTGCAATTGCTCTAAGTAGTTTTGATGGGAAAATTGCTTGTGAATAA